Genomic segment of Mercurialis annua linkage group LG6, ddMerAnnu1.2, whole genome shotgun sequence:
TTACAGAACGACAATTACTTAAATACGTTCGTATCGCCGCAAAAGCCAAAGGGTCAACAGGTCAGGTTTTACTACAACTACTTGAAATGCGTTTGGATAATATCCTTTTTCGATTGGGTATGGCGTCAACTATTCCCCGAGCCCGCCAATTAGTTAATCATAGGCATATTTCAGTTAACGGTCGTATAGTAGATATACCAAGTTATCGCTGCAAACCCCGCGATTTTATTACAGCTAGGGATGAACAAAAATCTAAAACTATGATTCAAAATTCTCTTGAGTCATCCCCCCAGGAAGAATTGCCAAAACATTTGACTCTTCTGCCACTCCAATATAAAGGATTGGTCAATCAAATAATAGATAGTAAATGGATC
This window contains:
- the LOC126653694 gene encoding 30S ribosomal protein S4, chloroplastic is translated as MSRYRGPRFKKIRRLGALPGLTSKRPRAGSDLRNQSRPGKKSQYRIRLEEKQKLRFHYGLTERQLLKYVRIAAKAKGSTGQVLLQLLEMRLDNILFRLGMASTIPRARQLVNHRHISVNGRIVDIPSYRCKPRDFITARDEQKSKTMIQNSLESSPQEELPKHLTLLPLQYKGLVNQIIDSKWIGLKINELLVVEYYSRQT